A region of Plectropomus leopardus isolate mb chromosome 16, YSFRI_Pleo_2.0, whole genome shotgun sequence DNA encodes the following proteins:
- the LOC121955635 gene encoding cytochrome c oxidase subunit 7A2, mitochondrial has protein sequence MNRHIFALQQVARRTISSSVRRQLDNKVPQKQKLFQEDNGMPIHLKGGSGDALLYRTTMALTILGAGYVVYELVVAAFPQKKD, from the exons ATGAACAGACACATATTT gcGCTCCAGCAGGTGGCGCGGCGGACCATCTCCAGCTCTGTCCGGCGGCAGCTGGACAACAAAGTCCCGCAGAAACAAAAGCTGTTTCAG GAGGATAACGGGATGCCGATTCATTTGAAAGGAGGCAGCGGCGACGCTCTGCTGTACAGAACAACAATGGCCCTCACCATCCTGG GAGCCGGATATGTTGTGTATGAACTGGTGGTGGCAGCGTTCCCTCAGAAGAAAGACTAA